Genomic DNA from Candidatus Hinthialibacter antarcticus:
CGCTGGCGCTGTTTCGACCGGAGCAGGTGCAGGCGCTGGTTCAGTCGCTACAGGAGCCGCTTCGGCTGGCGCTGGCGCTGTTTCGACCGGAGCGGGCGCAGGCGCTGATTCAGGCGCGACCGGAGCCGCTTCGGCTGGCGCTGGCGCTGTTTCGACCGGAGCGGGCGCAGGCGCTGATTCAGGCGCGACCGGAGCCGCTTCGGCTGTGGGCGCTGCTTCAACAGGCTCTTCTTCCGTTGCAGGAGCAGCAGCGGCTGCAGCAGCGGCTTCGGCTTCTTGCTCTGCGGCCTTTTGAGCAGCGGCTTCTTCGGCTGCTTTAGCGGCCAAGCGTTCTTTTTCCGCTTTATCTTTTTGCCGTTGCAAACGGTCGGCGTCGCGTTTTTCTTGAATCAATTTTGCTTTAGGAACCTGCATAATCATGTTGCGCAAAATTGATGTACGCGTATGAAACAGTTCACGCAGTTCAACCGGGGTCGCCGGCGTGGCTTGGAATTCGAGATCGACGTAAAAGCCCTGCGTTTTCTTTTTGATTGGATAAGCGAGTTGCCGTTTGCCCCAGATATTTTCTTTGGTAATCTTGCCGCCGCTATTCGCAATCGTCTTTTTGACTTCTTCTTCGGCTGCTTTAATATCGGTTTCGGGCAGGCTGGCGTCGATGATATACAAAATCTCATACAGACGCGATAATGCTTCAGTCATACAAACCTCCTAAGGTCTAAGCGGCTTCCACCACGAAAGATGGAAGCAAAAGTTTTATGTGTTTTCATAAACCCGTTCGGAACCTATGTTTACTACGCAGAATCCAACGAACATTTGAAAACAACGATGGCGTCCGCCGTATTTGGCAGAGCAAGCAAGTATTAAACCGACAAAGAGCGAAATCAACAAGGGGGACGAAGATAGAAAAACGCGCCGCCTTCGATTGAAAGCGGCGCGCTGTGATCGCTTTTTGTTTACTTCGATCAGATCATCAATGGGGCCAAGACCAGCGAAATAACCGCCATCAACTTAATGAGAATGTTGATTGAAGGGCCGACGGTGTCTTTCAATGGATCGCCAACGGTATCGCCCACGACCGCCGCTTTGTGCGTGTCGGAACCTTTACCGCCGAAGTGGCCTTCTTCGATGTACTTTTTGGCGTTGTCCATCGCGCCGCCGCTGTTGGCGCATTGGATGCCCAGCACCAAACCAGAGACCAGCGTACCGATCAAGACGCCAGCCAATGCTTCTGGCCCAAGGCCAAAGCCGATGATTGGCGGAACAACAATCGCCATCAAACCGGGAAGCAGCATACCGTTGATCGCGCCCTGGGTGCTAATCGCAACGCAACGAGCGGAATCGGGTTTGCCGGTGCCTTCCATCAGACCGGGGATTTCACGCATCTGACGACGGACTTCTTCGATCATTTTATAAGCCGCTTTGGTGACCGCACGGAATAATTGCGCCGAGAAGTAATAGGGCAACATGCCGCCTAACATCAAGCCAGCCAAAACTTTTACGTTAATCAGGGAGACTTCCGCTTGTTCAAGTCCCGCAGAAATCAGGAAGGCTGAGATCAGGCCAATCGCTGCAAACGCAGCCGAGCCAATCGCGAAGCCTTTTCCAATCGCCGCCGTGGTGTTGCCGACGGAATCTAAGTTATCGGTGATTTTACGAACTTCCGGGTCCAAGCCAGCCATTTCCGCAATACCGCCTGCGTTGTCAGCGATGGGGCCGTAAGAGTCAACCGCAACGACCATACCTGTCGTAGCCAGCATACCCAGCGCCGCCATGGCAACGCCGTAGAAACCGCCCAACCAGAAGGAACCAAGAACCGCTAATGCCAAAACAATGACGGGAATCGCGGTACTTTCCATGCCGATCGCAATACCGTCAGTTACGGTCAATGCGGGGCCGCTTTGGGAATTTTCAGCCAATCTTTTGACGGGGCTATAATCGGTCGATGTGTAATACTCACTCATAAAGCCGATAATCATACCGGTAACGACACCGATAACGGAAGTGTAAAATGGAGCGAGTTTCGCATAAGTAACACCGCTAACGCCGGTCCATTCGGTTCCAATAATGGAGACGAGGATGCCCGTACCGATAATGGTGATGAGACCGGCGATGTAAGTACCCATCATCAACGCGCTTTGGGGTTTGTTGGAGCCAAACATTTTCACGTAGAAGATGCCGATAATCGAAGAAAGCAAACCGATGACGGCAATGCTGAACGGAATAGCGGTCAGGGCAATTAAGCCGGGTTTTGTGTTCGCGTCTGCAATCAAACTGATTTGCGCTGCAATCGCGACTGACGCGATAATCGAAGCGCAATAGGATTCAAACAAGTCAGCGCCCAGACCCGCGACGTCACCGACGTTGTCGCCGACGTTATCAGCGATAACAGCCGGGTTGCGCGGATCGTCTTCGGGGATGCCGGCTTCGACTTTACCGACGAGGTCAGCGCCCATGTCAGCGCCTTTGGTGTAGATGCCGCCGCCGCTACGGGCGAAGAGAGCCATCAAACTGGCGCCCATGGCGTATCCATTAACGATTACGGAGTCGCCGCCGGACAAGTAATAGACGATGGCGATGCCCAGTAAACCAAGGCTGGCCACCGAAAGCCCCATGACTGCGCCGCCGGAAACCGCAACGCCTAAGGCCGCCCTGAGGCCGCCGGTCATCGCCGCATTACAAGTGCGGCAATTGGCTTTGGTCGCGATCGACATGCCAATGTAGCCTGCCAGGGCCGACATGCTCGAACCAAGCACGAAAGCCAAGGCCGTCCGCCAACCCAATGCGACCTCTGTGTTAAACATGGGAATAATTGAAAACAGGACGGCAATGACCAACACAAAAGAAAACACCCACAGGTATTCTCTTTTTAAAAAGGCGCGGGCGCCCTCTTGAATCATGGCTGAGATGTCTTGCATCTGCTGGTTGCCCGGATCCATTTTAATCACGCCTTGCGCTAGCACCCAAACAAAACCCAGCGCAACAATTGATGCGATTCCACTGACGATAATGACCATATCCATAGTAAATAGCCTCGGATGTGTTATTTCTACGGCGCGTAGGCCGATAGATGCAAATCTCCAAACAGTATAGTTGATAAACCGCCTCACGTTGAGGCGCACAGGTCAGAGGACGATATTTTTATCATTCTCTAACCTGATGGTTTAGATAAGGTTTCAAATACGCAACTTCACTTTTTAAACTTATGCTTACAACATATTGGCGATTCTAAGCGCTACCTGTTTTTGGTTTGTATTTTCTTCCATGAATCTTTCAACGCGACGGTGCGGTTGAATATCAGTTGTTCCGGCGTGCTGTCTTTGTCTTTGGTGAAATATCCATTGCGCTCAAACTGGCAACGATACCCAACCGGCGCGTCAGCAATCGACGGCTCGATATACGCTTCTTCCAAAACCGTCACTGATTCGGGGTTGAGAATGTCCACCCAGTCGCCGTCCTTGGGTTTTGGATTTTCGTCTTTAAACAAATACTCATAGAGCCGCACCTGGGATTTGATTGCGTGTTGAGCAGAGACCCAGTGGATGGTTCCCTTCACTTTGCGACCGTCGGGCGAGTCGCCGCCCTTGGTGGCAGGATCGTAGGTACAGCGCAGTTCGATAACCTCTCCCGCGTCGTTTTTGATTGCTTCCTGGCAAGTCATGTAATACGCATAACGCAGCCGCACTTCACGCCCGACGCCTAAGCGGAAAAATTTCTTGGGCGGGTCTTCCATAAAGTCGCTGCGCTCAATGTAGAGTTCCCGCGAAAACAACACGGTGCGCGTCCCGGCGGACGGGTCTTCGGGGTTGTTGACTGCTTCGAGTTCATCGACTTGGTCTTCGGGGTAATTGGTGATGACCACTTTGATCGGGTCTAACACCGCCATCACGCGCGGGGCGATTTTGTTCAAGTGTTCGCGTTGGCACTGCTCCAAGTATTGAAGGTCCACCACGCCGTCGCCTTTGCTGTATCCCAAGCGAGCGCAAAAATCACGGACCGCTTCCGGCGTAAACCCACGTCGGCGGAACCCGCACAGAGTCGGCATACGCGGATCGTCCCAACCGGAAACATGGCCTTGTTCGACCAACTGGCGCAAAAAGCGCTTGCTCAAAATGGTGTAGGTCAGCGTCATGCGGCCAAACTCATATTGCCGCGAATGAAACGCGCCCAGTTCATCCAAAAACCAGTCATATAACGGGCGGTGGTTTTCAAAACTGGTATCACAGAGCGAATGGGTCACGCCTTCGATCGAATCCGACTGACCGTGCGTCCAATCATAAGTGGGGTAGATGCACCATTTGTCGCCCTGGCGAAAATGCTCACGGTGCAGAATGCGGTACATGACCGGATCGCGCATGTTGAGGTTTGGATGCGCCATGTCGATTTTTGCGCGCAGCGTCTTGGCGCCGTCGGGAAACTCGCCGTTGCGCATACGCCCGAACAGATCGAGGTTTTCTTCGATGCTGCGGTCGCGGTGGGGGCTGTTCTTCCCCGCCGGGGTTTCGCGTTTGTCTTCG
This window encodes:
- the rpsF gene encoding 30S ribosomal protein S6; this translates as MTEALSRLYEILYIIDASLPETDIKAAEEEVKKTIANSGGKITKENIWGKRQLAYPIKKKTQGFYVDLEFQATPATPVELRELFHTRTSILRNMIMQVPKAKLIQEKRDADRLQRQKDKAEKERLAAKAAEEAAAQKAAEQEAEAAAAAAAAPATEEEPVEAAPTAEAAPVAPESAPAPAPVETAPAPAEAAPVAPESAPAPAPVETAPAPAEAAPVATEPAPAPAPVETAPAPDAATEEPKTSE
- a CDS encoding glutamine--tRNA ligase/YqeY domain fusion protein encodes the protein MADNDAPRSKDFIREIIEKDLEAGKNDGRLQTRFPPEPNGYLHIGHAKAISLSFGVAEEYKGVCNLRFDDTNPEKEKTEFVEAIQEDIQWLGYTWGNVFYASDYFDQLYDWAVQLIKADKAYVCDLTEEEVREYRGTAGFSEDKRETPAGKNSPHRDRSIEENLDLFGRMRNGEFPDGAKTLRAKIDMAHPNLNMRDPVMYRILHREHFRQGDKWCIYPTYDWTHGQSDSIEGVTHSLCDTSFENHRPLYDWFLDELGAFHSRQYEFGRMTLTYTILSKRFLRQLVEQGHVSGWDDPRMPTLCGFRRRGFTPEAVRDFCARLGYSKGDGVVDLQYLEQCQREHLNKIAPRVMAVLDPIKVVITNYPEDQVDELEAVNNPEDPSAGTRTVLFSRELYIERSDFMEDPPKKFFRLGVGREVRLRYAYYMTCQEAIKNDAGEVIELRCTYDPATKGGDSPDGRKVKGTIHWVSAQHAIKSQVRLYEYLFKDENPKPKDGDWVDILNPESVTVLEEAYIEPSIADAPVGYRCQFERNGYFTKDKDSTPEQLIFNRTVALKDSWKKIQTKNR
- a CDS encoding sodium-translocating pyrophosphatase, translating into MDMVIIVSGIASIVALGFVWVLAQGVIKMDPGNQQMQDISAMIQEGARAFLKREYLWVFSFVLVIAVLFSIIPMFNTEVALGWRTALAFVLGSSMSALAGYIGMSIATKANCRTCNAAMTGGLRAALGVAVSGGAVMGLSVASLGLLGIAIVYYLSGGDSVIVNGYAMGASLMALFARSGGGIYTKGADMGADLVGKVEAGIPEDDPRNPAVIADNVGDNVGDVAGLGADLFESYCASIIASVAIAAQISLIADANTKPGLIALTAIPFSIAVIGLLSSIIGIFYVKMFGSNKPQSALMMGTYIAGLITIIGTGILVSIIGTEWTGVSGVTYAKLAPFYTSVIGVVTGMIIGFMSEYYTSTDYSPVKRLAENSQSGPALTVTDGIAIGMESTAIPVIVLALAVLGSFWLGGFYGVAMAALGMLATTGMVVAVDSYGPIADNAGGIAEMAGLDPEVRKITDNLDSVGNTTAAIGKGFAIGSAAFAAIGLISAFLISAGLEQAEVSLINVKVLAGLMLGGMLPYYFSAQLFRAVTKAAYKMIEEVRRQMREIPGLMEGTGKPDSARCVAISTQGAINGMLLPGLMAIVVPPIIGFGLGPEALAGVLIGTLVSGLVLGIQCANSGGAMDNAKKYIEEGHFGGKGSDTHKAAVVGDTVGDPLKDTVGPSINILIKLMAVISLVLAPLMI